A portion of the Streptomyces coeruleoprunus genome contains these proteins:
- a CDS encoding Lrp/AsnC family transcriptional regulator: MDAVDREILFHLRHDGRLTNVELAKRVGLTPPPCLRRVKRLEEAGVITGYRATVDPEAMGRGLEVLIDVEIYANDRRTVEEFETTVASFDEVIEFRRMYGRPDYFIRVAVADHAAYEAFLTRRLSGLPAILRLQSHLTMKKIKSEA, encoded by the coding sequence ATTGATGCCGTGGATCGAGAAATTTTGTTCCACCTGCGTCACGACGGGCGGCTCACCAACGTCGAGCTGGCCAAGCGCGTCGGCCTCACGCCACCGCCCTGCCTGCGTCGCGTCAAGCGGCTGGAAGAGGCCGGCGTCATCACCGGATACCGGGCCACCGTCGACCCCGAGGCCATGGGCCGCGGGCTCGAGGTCCTCATCGACGTCGAGATCTACGCCAACGACCGCAGGACCGTCGAGGAGTTCGAGACGACCGTGGCCTCCTTCGACGAGGTCATCGAATTCCGCCGCATGTACGGCCGCCCCGACTACTTCATCCGTGTCGCCGTCGCCGACCACGCCGCCTACGAGGCCTTCCTGACCCGCAGGCTCAGCGGGCTGCCCGCCATCCTGCGCCTCCAGTCCC
- a CDS encoding AzlC family ABC transporter permease: protein MAIPQVALGDPPRRATPPRPRSGSGSGSRSDARAALKDSASVGLGFLPLGLAFGALVTQSGLDWWWAGLSAALIYGGSFEFLLIGMVTAVAPLASIAVTAFMVNVRHVFYALSFPLHRVRGRLGKAYGTFALTDEAYALTAGAQARSWPGRRILWLQLFLHLYWAGSAVAGALLGSLIPAGVTGLDFALTALFTVLALDALRDLRGDLPTPVLALLSAVAARLLFPDRLLLAAFVLFTAGLLARHLLTARRARRA from the coding sequence ATGGCAATACCCCAGGTCGCTCTCGGCGACCCTCCTCGACGCGCCACTCCTCCCCGGCCCCGCTCCGGTTCCGGTTCCGGCTCCCGCTCCGATGCCCGGGCGGCACTCAAGGACTCCGCCTCCGTCGGCCTGGGGTTCCTCCCGCTCGGTCTCGCGTTCGGCGCGCTCGTGACCCAGTCCGGTCTCGACTGGTGGTGGGCGGGGCTGTCGGCCGCGCTGATCTACGGCGGCTCGTTCGAGTTCCTCCTCATCGGCATGGTCACCGCCGTGGCCCCGCTGGCGTCCATCGCCGTGACGGCCTTCATGGTCAACGTCCGGCACGTCTTCTACGCGCTGTCCTTCCCGCTGCACCGTGTGCGGGGCCGCCTCGGCAAGGCGTACGGCACGTTCGCGCTGACCGACGAGGCGTACGCCCTGACGGCAGGGGCACAGGCCCGTTCCTGGCCGGGCCGGCGCATCCTGTGGCTCCAGCTGTTCCTGCACCTGTACTGGGCGGGCAGCGCGGTGGCCGGGGCGCTGCTGGGCTCGCTCATCCCGGCCGGCGTCACGGGCCTGGACTTCGCCCTGACGGCCCTGTTCACGGTCCTCGCGCTCGACGCGCTGCGGGACCTGCGCGGCGACCTGCCCACCCCGGTGCTGGCCCTCCTCAGCGCCGTGGCCGCCCGGCTGCTCTTCCCGGACCGGCTGCTCCTCGCGGCCTTCGTCCTGTTCACGGCGGGGCTCCTGGCCCGCCACCTCCTGACCGCCAGGAGGGCGCGCCGTGCCTGA
- a CDS encoding branched-chain amino acid transporter permease has protein sequence MPDARYAIAAIVVTAAVTWALRALPFAALAPLRASSTVQYLSTRMPAGVMVILLVYCLRDLPLTEPRAALAPLAALTVTIALHLWRRNALLSILGGTAVHVVLSSTAAWA, from the coding sequence GTGCCTGACGCCCGCTACGCGATCGCCGCGATCGTCGTCACCGCCGCCGTCACCTGGGCGCTCCGCGCCCTGCCCTTCGCGGCCCTGGCGCCGCTGCGCGCGAGCAGCACGGTCCAGTACCTGAGCACCCGCATGCCGGCGGGCGTCATGGTGATCCTCCTGGTCTACTGCCTCCGCGACCTGCCCCTCACGGAACCGCGCGCCGCCCTGGCCCCCCTCGCGGCCCTGACGGTCACCATCGCCCTCCACCTGTGGCGCCGCAACGCCCTCCTGAGCATCCTGGGCGGCACGGCGGTCCACGTCGTCCTGTCGAGCACGGCGGCCTGGGCGTAG
- a CDS encoding alpha/beta hydrolase: MTTDDGVTVGATVHGQGPPLVLLQGAVGDGDIDWNRVVEHLTGRFTCHLPSMRGRGLSSDHPDLSVRRQIDDSVTYIESIGEPVRLTGWSGGATHALGAAAHSDAVTSLAPFEPGVLGLANPEEQAVIGNALTRTGELAAEGDLTAAARAFLGFPFNDEEVAVADDIGYCEAAGRYVPKLLDLLRQVKEYGDPTADPALLGAISAPVTVLLGSDTKRLFTAGARHVADHVPDARVQEIPGVGHAAPLTHPETLAAALAELFTSEHHPA, encoded by the coding sequence GTGACCACCGACGACGGCGTCACCGTCGGTGCGACCGTGCACGGCCAGGGACCGCCGCTGGTGCTCCTGCAAGGGGCCGTGGGCGACGGGGACATCGACTGGAACCGGGTGGTGGAACACCTGACCGGCCGGTTCACATGCCATTTGCCGAGCATGCGCGGCCGCGGCCTCAGCAGCGATCACCCCGACCTCAGCGTCCGCCGGCAGATCGACGATTCGGTCACCTACATCGAGAGCATCGGGGAACCGGTCCGACTCACGGGCTGGTCCGGCGGGGCAACCCACGCACTGGGCGCGGCAGCGCACTCCGACGCGGTCACGTCGCTGGCTCCCTTCGAGCCCGGGGTGCTCGGACTGGCAAACCCGGAGGAGCAGGCGGTGATCGGAAACGCCCTCACCCGCACGGGCGAACTGGCCGCCGAAGGCGACTTGACGGCCGCGGCTCGCGCCTTCCTTGGTTTCCCCTTCAACGACGAAGAGGTCGCCGTGGCCGACGACATCGGCTACTGCGAGGCCGCGGGGCGCTACGTCCCGAAACTGCTCGACCTCCTTCGGCAGGTGAAGGAGTACGGAGACCCCACCGCGGATCCGGCCCTGCTCGGCGCGATCTCCGCTCCGGTCACGGTGCTGCTCGGATCGGACACCAAGCGCCTCTTCACCGCCGGCGCCCGGCACGTCGCCGACCACGTCCCCGACGCGCGTGTCCAGGAGATCCCCGGCGTGGGGCACGCCGCTCCCCTGACCCACCCCGAAACGCTCGCCGCGGCACTCGCCGAGCTCTTCACGTCGGAGCACCATCCGGCCTGA
- a CDS encoding HAD family hydrolase, translating into MVADPLASIVSGRAGILLDFDGPVCNVFAGLPAPSVARDLASLVCRLDASLAEEVQGVEDPMEVHRISQKGGRDLLVRVEDALTQAELAAVEVAGDPVPGADEVLFSALSSRRRVAVVSNNSAECVRAFLRRHELEWLVDAVIGRPAYRPDLMKPSPHLVFQAIEALQNQPNGCVLVGDSVTDAEAALAAGVGAIGYANKPHKSAALSAAGADAVITDMGTLGKVLYDDQLGCCR; encoded by the coding sequence ATGGTAGCTGACCCGCTCGCGTCGATCGTCTCCGGGCGAGCCGGCATACTTCTGGACTTTGACGGGCCAGTCTGCAACGTGTTCGCCGGCCTGCCGGCGCCGAGTGTCGCTCGTGACTTGGCATCACTCGTTTGCCGGCTCGACGCGAGCTTGGCAGAGGAGGTCCAGGGAGTCGAAGACCCCATGGAAGTCCACCGCATCTCCCAGAAGGGTGGTAGGGACCTTCTTGTACGCGTTGAGGATGCCCTGACGCAAGCCGAGTTGGCGGCCGTTGAAGTCGCTGGCGACCCCGTTCCGGGAGCCGATGAAGTCCTCTTCTCGGCTCTCTCCTCAAGGAGGAGGGTGGCCGTGGTGAGCAACAACTCAGCGGAGTGTGTGAGGGCATTTCTTCGCCGACATGAGCTTGAATGGCTCGTCGACGCGGTAATCGGCCGACCGGCGTATCGGCCGGATCTGATGAAGCCGTCGCCGCACCTGGTGTTCCAGGCCATTGAGGCGCTTCAGAACCAGCCGAACGGTTGCGTGCTGGTCGGCGACTCAGTCACAGATGCCGAGGCAGCGCTAGCGGCTGGGGTTGGAGCGATCGGCTACGCGAACAAGCCGCACAAGTCCGCTGCCCTCTCCGCCGCCGGTGCTGACGCCGTGATCACCGACATGGGCACCTTGGGGAAGGTGCTCTACGATGACCAACTCGGCTGCTGCCGGTAG
- a CDS encoding GntR family transcriptional regulator yields MTFVPEPLDPDDERPPYEQVARSLSAAIRTRKLAPGDKLPSHSKLTELYGFARATIQRALRDLEDEGLVVSRKGSGVYVRNRTERPAGLRAYLEQAFAADNVTIDFAGFSSETLHSALQEPIDKIRVGRLSPSSIRIRILVPDMSIPQAAPVLREDCSDDPRLRHRMHDMMVGFTRSIANSITELSHLGLVQKTDVSVRIHSGTQFFKLYVINQQDAFFGYYPIRPNKVAIQGEVIEFFDLVGADATLFHYSLNDGESQSGAEQVEQARSWFDSVWTTIGKDLNADGS; encoded by the coding sequence ATGACCTTCGTTCCTGAGCCCCTGGACCCGGACGACGAGCGGCCCCCGTACGAGCAGGTCGCGCGGAGCCTCAGTGCTGCGATTCGCACCCGAAAGCTCGCCCCCGGCGACAAGCTGCCCTCGCACTCCAAGCTGACGGAGCTGTACGGCTTCGCCAGGGCGACGATCCAGAGGGCCCTTCGCGACCTGGAAGATGAAGGGCTCGTGGTCTCACGCAAGGGCAGCGGTGTCTACGTCCGGAACCGGACCGAGCGGCCGGCTGGACTCCGTGCGTACCTAGAGCAGGCGTTCGCCGCCGACAACGTCACGATCGATTTCGCCGGATTCTCCAGCGAGACGCTTCACAGCGCCCTCCAAGAGCCGATCGACAAAATCCGGGTGGGGCGCCTTTCGCCATCCAGTATTCGTATTCGAATCCTGGTCCCGGATATGTCCATTCCTCAGGCGGCACCGGTGCTGCGCGAGGACTGTTCCGACGATCCGCGACTCCGCCATCGAATGCACGACATGATGGTCGGCTTCACCCGGAGCATCGCCAACTCGATAACAGAACTGAGTCACCTGGGGCTGGTGCAGAAGACAGACGTCTCGGTTCGCATCCACAGTGGAACTCAGTTCTTCAAGCTGTATGTGATCAACCAGCAGGATGCATTCTTCGGCTACTACCCAATTCGCCCCAACAAGGTGGCGATTCAGGGTGAGGTCATTGAGTTCTTCGACCTTGTGGGAGCCGACGCCACGTTGTTCCACTACTCGCTGAACGATGGCGAGTCGCAGAGTGGCGCAGAGCAGGTTGAGCAGGCACGTTCGTGGTTCGACAGCGTGTGGACCACCATCGGAAAGGACCTGAACGCGGATGGTAGCTGA
- a CDS encoding DUF6284 family protein encodes MEPIVALQAPVTGADGEREPTLAELDAIEEELPLILAEVDLLDAHITTLDRPLTELDAQRIRRARNRVLAVRRDLANRASTALAGGAA; translated from the coding sequence ATGGAGCCCATCGTGGCACTTCAGGCGCCTGTTACGGGTGCCGACGGCGAGCGTGAACCGACGCTCGCGGAGCTGGACGCGATCGAGGAGGAGCTTCCGCTGATCCTGGCGGAGGTGGACCTGCTGGACGCGCACATCACGACCCTGGACCGACCGCTTACGGAGCTGGACGCCCAGCGCATCCGCCGGGCCCGCAACCGCGTCCTGGCCGTGCGCCGCGACCTCGCGAACCGCGCCAGCACGGCGCTGGCGGGCGGTGCCGCGTGA
- a CDS encoding DUF2637 domain-containing protein, with the protein MLYSVLTVTPLMRAHTPDEWDWTAPILPIVVDAAVVIVVRLDSVLARLGGRGGRWPALLRWMTGIMTLALNVADSALRKDLVGVAVHAVAPLLLIVTAETGLAYRRAITAAVAALAEQERQERAAREAAAAERERLASQEREAAREAAERRAREEREHAARLAHEQAEAERERAREEREHAAKLRREEWERQERREAAERAERERQREEREREQCRREQEQHEREQREREAAERERERARRERAALLDRAPATEKVDEDLAVRIVRAAYEEGLAQRRAVELTGWSPAWVSNRYQELRDGSPALTTRVLEGVSA; encoded by the coding sequence ATGCTGTACTCGGTCCTGACCGTCACGCCGCTGATGCGGGCCCACACCCCCGACGAGTGGGACTGGACGGCGCCGATCCTGCCCATCGTCGTGGACGCCGCGGTCGTCATCGTCGTCCGGCTCGACTCCGTCCTGGCCCGCCTCGGCGGCCGGGGCGGGCGGTGGCCCGCGCTCCTGCGATGGATGACCGGGATCATGACACTGGCCCTGAACGTTGCAGACTCGGCGTTGAGGAAAGACCTGGTCGGCGTCGCGGTCCACGCGGTCGCCCCGCTGCTCCTGATCGTCACAGCAGAGACCGGGCTCGCCTACCGGCGTGCCATCACCGCTGCGGTGGCCGCCCTAGCAGAGCAGGAACGCCAGGAACGGGCCGCCCGGGAAGCGGCGGCCGCCGAGCGGGAACGGCTCGCCAGCCAGGAGCGGGAGGCGGCCAGGGAAGCCGCTGAGCGCCGCGCCCGGGAAGAACGCGAGCACGCCGCGCGTCTCGCCCATGAACAGGCCGAGGCCGAGCGTGAACGGGCCCGGGAGGAACGTGAACACGCCGCGAAACTGCGCCGCGAGGAGTGGGAGCGGCAGGAGCGGCGGGAGGCCGCCGAGCGGGCCGAGCGTGAACGGCAGCGCGAGGAGCGTGAACGCGAGCAGTGCCGTCGTGAACAGGAGCAGCACGAACGTGAACAGCGCGAGCGTGAGGCGGCCGAGCGTGAACGGGAGCGGGCTCGCCGTGAACGGGCCGCGCTCCTGGACCGGGCGCCGGCCACCGAGAAGGTCGATGAGGACCTGGCCGTGCGGATCGTGCGCGCCGCCTACGAAGAGGGCCTCGCGCAGCGCCGGGCGGTCGAGCTGACCGGCTGGTCTCCCGCCTGGGTGTCCAACCGCTATCAGGAGCTGCGCGACGGCTCACCCGCACTGACCACCCGTGTCCTTGAGGGAGTCTCCGCATGA
- a CDS encoding RRQRL motif-containing zinc-binding protein, with amino-acid sequence MSTIPVYRWRLAPDGLATRRQLRAMGLRPGGQDVAAELQRPRRRRGPLVAFLYRIDRAKPVRPMTPARAAALAVAMRARRTCAGCRRDVGYCIPTSLGVCATCAFPDHTL; translated from the coding sequence GTGAGCACCATCCCCGTCTACCGGTGGCGTCTGGCCCCGGACGGGCTGGCCACACGCCGACAGCTGCGGGCCATGGGCCTGCGGCCCGGGGGTCAGGACGTCGCTGCCGAACTCCAGCGCCCGCGCCGCCGGCGCGGGCCCCTGGTTGCCTTCCTCTACCGGATCGACCGGGCCAAACCGGTGCGCCCCATGACCCCGGCCCGCGCCGCGGCCCTCGCTGTTGCGATGCGGGCCCGGCGGACCTGCGCCGGCTGCCGCCGGGACGTCGGCTACTGCATCCCGACGTCGCTCGGTGTGTGCGCCACGTGCGCGTTCCCCGACCACACCCTCTGA
- a CDS encoding bifunctional DNA primase/polymerase produces the protein MTHEPQSALLRAALDAAKRGWHVFPLRPADKRPALHGEATCPSVGDCAGGHRKWEERATTDPDRIRRAWDTLPFNVGIATGPSGLIVVDLDVPKGKSSSDTPCGVTTFEALCERAGHAVPDTYRVRTASGGHHLYFTTPPGIRLGNSAGRLGKLIDTRAWGGYVVAPGSITPAGAYEAVGGPVPRPLPSWLLELLEPARPRPAGPLRLPAVSGSRAALAALDAECAVVAAALDKQRNNTLNRCAFKVGRFVAWGDIPRHVVEEAFQAAGESCGLIAAECRATIRSALDGSLRTARPRDAA, from the coding sequence ATGACTCATGAACCCCAATCCGCGCTGCTCCGCGCAGCGCTGGACGCTGCTAAACGCGGCTGGCACGTCTTCCCGCTGCGCCCCGCCGACAAGCGGCCCGCCCTGCACGGCGAGGCCACCTGCCCGAGCGTGGGCGACTGCGCCGGCGGACACCGCAAGTGGGAGGAGCGGGCCACCACCGACCCCGACCGCATCCGCCGCGCGTGGGACACCCTGCCGTTCAACGTCGGCATCGCCACCGGCCCCTCCGGCCTGATCGTCGTCGACCTGGACGTGCCCAAGGGCAAGAGCAGTTCGGACACGCCTTGTGGCGTGACGACCTTCGAGGCGCTCTGCGAGCGCGCCGGGCACGCCGTCCCCGACACCTACCGGGTGCGGACCGCGAGCGGCGGGCACCACCTGTATTTCACCACCCCGCCCGGCATCCGACTGGGCAACAGCGCGGGCAGGCTCGGCAAGCTGATCGACACCCGAGCGTGGGGCGGTTACGTCGTCGCCCCGGGCAGCATCACCCCCGCCGGAGCGTATGAGGCCGTGGGCGGCCCCGTGCCTCGCCCGCTGCCCTCCTGGCTGCTCGAACTCCTCGAACCGGCTCGCCCTCGTCCAGCGGGCCCGCTCAGGCTCCCGGCGGTCAGCGGCAGCCGCGCGGCACTGGCCGCTCTGGACGCGGAGTGCGCCGTGGTCGCCGCCGCGCTGGACAAGCAGCGCAACAACACCCTCAACCGGTGCGCCTTCAAGGTGGGTCGCTTCGTCGCGTGGGGCGACATCCCCCGGCACGTGGTCGAAGAGGCCTTCCAAGCGGCGGGGGAGTCGTGCGGTCTCATCGCGGCCGAGTGCCGCGCCACGATCCGCAGCGCCCTGGACGGCTCGCTGCGCACGGCCCGGCCCCGGGATGCGGCATGA
- a CDS encoding DUF3631 domain-containing protein: protein MSRQEHIDGAALLDEVERFHRRFNVFPTEAAYVAVALWDAHAHLIDCFETTPRIAFLSPEPGSGKSRALEIVELLTPRPVSTVSASANALYRLVDSAEGLPTVLFDEVDTIFGPKAGADEALRGFLNAGYRRIGGALRCVGDGSNQNAQVFGSYCAVAMAGLGSLPDTVLTRSVIIRMRKRAPNEKVEPYRQRLHEKQGHALRDRLAKWADTVRDQVADAWPEMPEGITDRPADVWEPLLAVADAAGGHWPARARAACVELVSAAHDNDEASLGVRLLTDLRDKVFCGADRMPTAAILECLLRMEDAPWGDLDDKPINSRTLAKMLGQYVTPANKPIRPRGIRTPSGFPKGYYAEDLTDAWTRYCPPPPGESATSATSATPQVSRGEPVADTATGIRHTPPRTATQLTPAG from the coding sequence ATGAGCCGCCAGGAGCACATCGACGGCGCCGCACTGCTCGACGAGGTCGAGCGCTTCCACCGCCGTTTCAACGTCTTCCCCACCGAGGCCGCCTACGTCGCCGTCGCTCTGTGGGACGCCCACGCCCACTTGATCGACTGCTTCGAGACCACTCCCCGCATCGCGTTCCTCTCACCCGAACCCGGGTCCGGGAAGTCCAGGGCCCTGGAGATCGTGGAACTCCTCACGCCCCGCCCGGTCAGCACGGTCTCGGCGTCCGCGAACGCCCTGTACCGGCTGGTCGACTCCGCTGAAGGGCTCCCCACGGTCCTCTTCGACGAGGTCGACACCATCTTCGGCCCGAAGGCCGGCGCGGACGAGGCTCTGCGCGGGTTCCTGAACGCCGGGTACCGGCGCATCGGCGGCGCCCTGCGCTGTGTCGGGGACGGCTCCAACCAGAACGCGCAGGTCTTCGGCTCCTACTGTGCCGTCGCCATGGCCGGACTTGGGTCCCTGCCGGACACCGTCCTGACCCGCTCCGTCATCATCCGGATGCGCAAGCGCGCCCCCAACGAGAAGGTGGAGCCCTACCGCCAGCGCCTCCACGAGAAGCAGGGCCACGCCCTGCGCGACCGCCTCGCCAAGTGGGCCGACACCGTCCGCGACCAGGTCGCCGACGCCTGGCCCGAGATGCCCGAGGGCATCACCGACCGCCCGGCCGACGTGTGGGAGCCGCTCCTCGCCGTCGCCGACGCCGCCGGCGGGCACTGGCCGGCCCGGGCCCGCGCCGCCTGCGTGGAGCTGGTCAGCGCCGCCCACGACAACGACGAAGCGTCCCTCGGGGTCCGCCTCCTCACCGACCTACGCGACAAGGTGTTCTGCGGAGCCGACCGGATGCCCACCGCCGCCATCCTCGAATGCCTGCTCCGCATGGAAGACGCGCCGTGGGGTGACCTGGACGACAAGCCGATCAACTCCCGCACCCTCGCCAAGATGCTCGGCCAGTACGTCACCCCGGCCAACAAGCCCATCAGGCCCCGCGGCATCCGCACCCCGTCGGGCTTCCCGAAGGGCTACTACGCCGAAGACCTCACCGACGCGTGGACCCGGTACTGTCCCCCGCCCCCCGGGGAATCCGCCACGTCCGCCACGTCCGCCACACCGCAGGTCAGCAGGGGTGAACCCGTGGCGGATACCGCCACCGGCATCCGCCACACGCCCCCGCGGACCGCCACACAGCTCACCCCCGCCGGATAG
- a CDS encoding helix-turn-helix transcriptional regulator, with protein MAAPRMLKLKEVLEEIDMSRAAFYRMRARGHGPRLIKLPNGQLRVRRGDLDAWLSRHEEAAA; from the coding sequence ATGGCCGCCCCTCGGATGCTCAAGCTCAAGGAAGTCCTGGAAGAGATCGACATGAGCCGCGCCGCCTTCTACCGCATGCGCGCCCGCGGCCACGGACCGCGGCTCATCAAACTGCCGAACGGGCAGCTCCGTGTGCGCCGCGGAGACCTGGACGCGTGGTTGTCCAGGCACGAGGAAGCCGCCGCCTGA
- a CDS encoding site-specific integrase encodes MLTYDVVVWSIRQRAGRPKPWELRWRVGSQPHSKSYALKPQADGRRSQLMAALREGQQFDEETGLPAKELAALAMPTWYEHAKAYALMKWPGAAAKHRASIAESLAVVTPVLVTARTGRPDARVLRTALYQWAFRAADGPDGELVSRCDAEEPPSDVRQALVWVAEHSMKVDEAARPEHVRAALSAVSKLLNGKPAAENTANRKRMVLSNAFRYAVEERALLTRHPFLAVDWAAPATSDEVDFRYVPGPRLSRDLIAGVAQQGPRGEHLETFFGSIYYAATRPGEAAALRDTDFVLPPESEPDAWGEVLVSESHPEVGAGWTDSGKSHDERGLKHRARNTVRAVPIPPVFVRMVRSHIARFGVAPDGRMFRAAQGGRITSTEYCDVWEEARKAVLAPEEVETKLADVPYALRHAGISLWIKSGADPVEAAYRAGHSLSVLYRFYAKILKGGSAATNRLIEQGLQAED; translated from the coding sequence ATGCTCACTTACGACGTTGTCGTCTGGTCCATCCGCCAACGCGCCGGCCGGCCTAAGCCCTGGGAGCTTCGCTGGCGCGTCGGCTCTCAGCCGCATTCGAAGAGCTACGCACTCAAGCCGCAGGCAGATGGGCGCCGCTCCCAGCTCATGGCCGCGCTCCGGGAGGGCCAGCAGTTCGACGAGGAGACGGGTCTCCCCGCGAAGGAGCTTGCCGCGCTCGCCATGCCCACCTGGTACGAACACGCGAAGGCGTACGCGCTGATGAAGTGGCCCGGCGCGGCAGCGAAGCATCGAGCGAGCATCGCGGAGTCCCTGGCTGTCGTCACGCCCGTCCTGGTGACCGCAAGGACGGGGCGCCCTGACGCCAGGGTGCTGCGAACTGCCCTGTATCAGTGGGCGTTTCGCGCGGCGGATGGGCCGGACGGGGAACTCGTCTCGCGCTGCGACGCCGAGGAGCCGCCCAGCGATGTACGGCAGGCCCTCGTCTGGGTGGCCGAGCATTCGATGAAGGTCGATGAAGCCGCGAGGCCCGAGCACGTGCGCGCTGCGCTGTCCGCCGTCTCCAAGCTGCTGAACGGGAAGCCGGCGGCGGAGAACACGGCGAATCGGAAGCGCATGGTGCTGAGCAACGCCTTTCGCTACGCCGTCGAGGAGCGGGCTCTTCTCACGCGACACCCATTCCTCGCGGTCGACTGGGCGGCGCCCGCCACCTCCGACGAGGTCGACTTCCGATACGTGCCTGGCCCGCGACTCTCCCGGGACCTGATCGCCGGGGTGGCGCAGCAGGGTCCGCGAGGCGAGCACCTGGAGACGTTCTTCGGGAGCATCTACTACGCGGCTACGCGCCCCGGAGAGGCTGCGGCACTGCGAGACACCGACTTCGTTCTGCCGCCCGAGAGCGAGCCGGACGCCTGGGGCGAAGTGCTTGTGTCGGAGAGCCACCCTGAGGTCGGTGCGGGATGGACCGACAGCGGCAAGTCCCACGACGAGCGTGGCCTCAAGCACCGTGCGCGGAACACGGTCCGGGCCGTGCCGATCCCGCCGGTGTTCGTGCGGATGGTGCGCTCTCACATCGCGAGATTCGGCGTGGCACCGGACGGACGGATGTTCCGCGCCGCGCAAGGGGGGCGCATCACGTCAACGGAGTACTGCGACGTCTGGGAAGAGGCCCGGAAGGCCGTCCTCGCCCCCGAGGAAGTCGAGACGAAGCTTGCGGACGTGCCCTACGCCCTGCGCCACGCCGGCATCTCCCTGTGGATCAAGTCGGGTGCGGACCCCGTGGAAGCGGCTTACAGGGCTGGCCACAGCCTGTCCGTGCTCTACCGCTTCTACGCCAAGATCCTCAAGGGCGGGTCGGCTGCCACCAACCGCCTGATCGAGCAAGGTCTTCAGGCGGAGGACTGA